The DNA region gctactttcaattgcctgtaggtgtgagtgtgtgtgtgtgtatgtgtgtgtgattgtttgtctctgtgtggtcctgcaataagctggcgacctgttcagggtatACCCTGCCTCCCGCCCTTAGCctgctgggatagactccagcccCCCCCATTATTATTTTTGAAAAAATCCACTTGTGTTCCTCCTGCCTTGCTGCTCGGTCCCTCACACTCTTACTTGTTTATTTGGCCCCTTGCTAGGGCTTAGAATTTTTGGTTAGCCATGACAGGCATAAGCCATTTAAGTCAGTAGCCATTTGAGACATGCATTGAGCTTAACGTCTTGAATCTTGctcttctctcgctctctatcCCCTTTCAATAATACCATACCTGTCTGTCCTGCCACTCTGTCAGCTCCCCATGGTCGTGACAGAATCTATAGAACCTAGACTATACTAAAAGTATCTTCTTGACATCTAGTCTTCTAACACAGTGAGGCTGTCTTCGATAGCATACCAGTTCAACATTATTTAGGCACTGAACACTCTCTGAGTGGGATGGTGATGCCTCTTAAATATTTTGTCAAAAGCAGAACAGAAGACACATATCAAATGTTTAATTTCAAAAGACAGAATGCAGTGACACTACACTGATAATCAATATATGCATATGTATATGCGTTATTTATACACTTTTAGGTACTCATTGGTGCCACCTTTCCtattacattattttttgtgtttttctctggttTCAGTAGGATAATGTAACATTTTGGAAAAAATATACATATCAACAACCCATAACTAGAAGCCAGAATAGCAAATATCTCCACAGCAACACTGAACTTTCCAGGAGAGCTGACATAAGCTGGAATAAAAGTGAgccacactgcacagaatatcaACATACTAAAGGTGATGAActtggcctcattaaagttaTCAGGCAGTTTTCGAGTCAGAAAAGCaagaacaaaacagaagagagacagaaaacctATGTAGCCAAGTACAGCCCAGAACCctacagctgagcccagagcacaTTCTAAGATGATTCTGTCTTTGACTACCTTCAAGTTCTtaaatggaaaaggaggagaagtcaTTAACCACAGGACACATATTACAACCTGTATGAGAGTGAAGATCAgaacactgagtctctgctgtgttggtccAAACCACTTCATCACATTACTGCCTGGAAGTGAAGTTCTGAAGGCCATTAGCACCACCACAGTTTTCCCCAGAACACAAGACATACAGAGGACAAAGGTGATGCCgaatgctgtgtgtctcagcatgcaggaccactcagagggtcgacccatgaaggtcagagaacacaggaagcacagagtcaaggagaagagcagcaggaagctcagctcagagttgttggccctgacaataggagttttcctgtatgtgaagaaaatgaaggcCACAATAGCAGTCATGCATGTTCCAcataaagatgctgcagtgagcagtgctcccatcatttcttcataggatagaaactctgcctccttctttacACATTCATCTCTTCTGTCATTTGACCAGAATTCAGGTGGACATTGAACACAAGTGACAGAGTCTGAAAAGGAAAATTACATCTTTACTCAGTTATGACATTAATTGCTTGTTTAAGTGAGACAATGAGTGTGCAAAGCACCATAAATCTGTTCTGGGCATAATACAATCTTCAGATTATCAAAACAGCTTGGATGGAAATCTATTTTCTAAATGTGTAAGTGAAGCACAAAATCATGTTTTCAATAAACCTGTGGTGTTGCTTATTTCTCCCTCTGCACATCTTATACAGTCATAGCAGCAGACAGGCTTTCTTTTCTGGAGAACCTTACAAGTTCCTGGGGAACATTTGTCACTGCATATTGACACAGGAATCTGAAGAAACAACATGGATGAGAGAAATTTGTTGAAAAACTGCTGATGTCAATATGCCTTTATATATTCAACACAGTCAAATGACAGTTTACCTGTGTTGAGTTCTGGGTCCAGATTAAAGTCTTATTTTGCAgactcagctgtttgtctgcaggtaaaGATGCATCATAGAGACCAACTGTGACAAAGTCAACAACACCATTTTCTGTTGGCTGCCAGTTTATAATTTCATACTTTGCAGGTGGATCTCCATCCTCATTGAAGTAAACTTCATGTCCTTCCTTTGTTATTAAATTAATCTTTCTGATGTGCTGTAAAACCTAACACAGTTTGAATTCATTAAAATGGTATTCATTTGGATGATTGATaacttttttaatttcatattaTGTTCCACAgtgtattaaaatgttttctcaccCTGAATGGGTCTAGATGCACATTGTAGATACATGTATCATTACAATGAAGTATTTCATGAAGTGCATGGGCCACAGCATACACTCCTTTATAGACATTGTTGAATATGGGCATAAGTGACATATCAGTAAAGCCGTGTTTCACTCCAGTTAAATCTTCATGTCCAGTACACTGTTTCAAATTTACTGCTGATGAATTTGACTCTTTAAAAGTACAACTGAATAACGTTTCCCAGAATTCTGTGAAAATGTCATTGCTTGAATAATGAATTGGCTTAATGTCTAATATAAACTCTTTCATTCCTCTAACGTGTGCTTTGGGTATGGACAGACCTATGGCACCATCCAAAATATGATGTTTATCCACTTCTGCAGTTTTTGAATCAACCATCCAGCTTTCACTGCCAACCCACTGATACCCAGTCATGTTCTGAAAGGACAGCTCACGTGTTAGCAACTCCATATCCATGTGGGAGACAAACGCAACAATAACCTTAGAGGTGGAATCCTTAAGAAGGTTTATTATCATTTGTATCTTACTTGGTGGATCTGTCCTGAAAAAAGTTAAAGAATACTCCACACAGATTCCCAGTtgctgtgctgtttttgtgaATGTATTCATGCCATCATTGCCGTAATCATTGTTGCTCCTAATAGCTCCAACCCAAGTCCAACCAAAGTGTTTGACCAGCTGGgccagagctctgctctgatagtAGTCGCTGGGTATTGTTCTGAGGAAGGATGGGTACTTGGATTTATCACTGAGACAAGCACAGGTGGCAAAAGGGCTGATCTATGATACAAAAAGACATCACCTTACTAGATAACAATACAATGTATGCAACTATTAATGTCAGTTTACAAATTAGATCCTAAATTTACTAACTTTACAAACCTGTGGGATATGAAAGGGTCCTATTACAGTAGCTATAACCAAGCTAGGAGAGGATGACGTCTCTCCAATTATTGCCTGCACTTGTGCAGGTTTAGTACATGGATCCTTTGAGGATGCAGACACAGCTTTATTACCATTAGACAAGGCCAATGCAGCCTTCACACTTTTAGTGATGGAGCCACAAGTATTATACATTTCATAACCCAGAGAGATTCCAGGTAGTAGCTCTGTGCTGTTATTGATCTCATCAATAGTAAAACACATGGCCTTGGCAAACTGGAAACCTCTGAAATTCAAACTAGATGCAGACAAtagaaaaagataaaatattACAACTATTTGATTTCATTAATAAATCTAATGTGACATTTTATACTAAGAAAATTAAATAGTAttgtaatttaaattattttaattaattaactatgtattatttttttatttcctatAAAAATTCATagaacataaataaacataacacactgtacagtactttaCCTGGTACATTCCAATGgcagtggtttgtgtgtgtaggtttcttctctgtctttccagctgctgtgaaaaGAAAAGATTCCTCCAATTATTATGTCGCCCTCCCTAGATAGCTGGGGTTTTTcagcatctcctctctgtctgcaaaCCAGCTCCTCTGCCTGAGAGAATGATATCACCAACAATAGCTGTACTGCCCAGCCTCTTTCTGGCCACCTTTCTGTTGATGTCATACTGTCTAAGAGCAATAAAATGCCAGTTAAAATCTTATGTATCATATGCCAAGCATATGTGTGgtaatattaatgcagaaaaaaaacaccccccTGAAAACCACCCCTCTGTGATAATGGAGGTTGTACTCAAATGACAGTTGCAATGGAAAAATGCAATGGAATGGCTAGTAGTAGCGGAGCATGTCTGATAAGGAAGAAATCTGGCCCCACAGCTCCTGTTGCTCAGGTCGTGGGTTCAGTCCACTTAGAGAGGAGTTGCGTCAAGATCATTCAGTGTAAGAACCTGCCAAATCAACCATTGCCTATAGGGCAAATAGGTATGTCATTATGGGACCACATTACATCCTGCAACACTTTGACCACCTGGGGGCATacactacagtactgtatatcagGATAAGGGTTATATAAATCCAATCTGGTAGTAGTAGCACTTGCCCTGAAACATGCCAGGTATCATGTTACAATGAAGGGACTCTCAGATTCCtctatattttctatgcagaagAAATCTCATTTATTCCTCTACTTCAGTCCACCAGGGCAGCTGAAGTTTTTACACTGGACACAATTAGGGGCCGGGATGTAGGAgctatttgttttctttaataattgttgcatataaatatacagtatgtttggttTATTGCTATAATTTAGGTTAGCTTTTACTGTTGATTTGCTTATTAGAtaaatccatccatcttctaccgcttaaTCCCGTATGTGGGGtcgctggagcctatcccagctggctatgggcaagaggcagggtacaccacctgtaaatctcacaggattccacctctgcttatcattccaaaaggacaggctgtcacatttatcactgccTCTCCCgaaactgggaccaccagccataaaatgtggaatgtgctcgtTAAGAGAACAAGAGAACTAAtttgttctggttcagatgcaccagaactttcaactgtcatgaaactgatgccattgtattctgtgtacaaaatgctattatttgatattagattggtttctgtgtgatcaATGCctaatctacagatttgccaggaaatttctcaagaacaacaaagggacttcaacttatcaccatgctttgctttgtgtgaatgtataaaactgaaataaagatactcaccttcatttgttttaatctgtgcaccatacatacagtatatgttatgtagcaatccacgtctggactgaggtaacctgacctacatgtaaacttaactccctcattgaagagcctctacgtcctttccagtccccagagataagggaccctgaatctttctccacaacaggagactggcttctatcacaacaggcaccaattggcgccaacatctcaaatgtctatatcaaagaaccatgagtccacttttttgatctacctgtaaatctcacaggattccacctctgcttatcattccaaaaggacaggctgtcacatttatcactgagaagctgcctctcccagaactgggaccaccagccataaaatttGGAACgtgctcatcaagagaacaagagacttcatttggacacaagttctggttcagatgcaccagaacttttaacttccatgaaacagatgccattgtattctgtgtactgtgtgatgtttaatggctgatctacagattttccaggaaattcctaaggttacaaagggactccaatgtatcaccatgctttcctttgtgtgaaggcacCAAATTGAAATAGAGAttctcaccttctttacttcttttaacctgtgcaacatacacatagactatgtacACCGGcaacaattaggtatcctcattattgcattacatttgtaaagtgttacaattgttcaattagtaatgtccagattaggtcatttataatttgattttgcttgcatttattatttgtgtatgttttagcgtttactgggtgttacataagacaagaccagtcatcatgaataacatttcatttgttacagcgttgtaagggaccacgtataagaccttaatattctatggatttaatattgctgtttaaccattctgacttctctgcttatttgagtgtcaaagtgatcat from Betta splendens chromosome 13, fBetSpl5.4, whole genome shotgun sequence includes:
- the LOC114868439 gene encoding extracellular calcium-sensing receptor-like; translated protein: MCFTIDEINNSTELLPGISLGYEMYNTCGSITKSVKAALALSNGNKAVSASSKDPCTKPAQVQAIIGETSSSPSLVIATVIGPFHIPQISPFATCACLSDKSKYPSFLRTIPSDYYQSRALAQLVKHFGWTWVGAIRSNNDYGNDGMNTFTKTAQQLGICVEYSLTFFRTDPPSKIQMIINLLKDSTSKVIVAFVSHMDMELLTRELSFQNMTGYQWVGSESWMVDSKTAEVDKHHILDGAIGLSIPKAHVRGMKEFILDIKPIHYSSNDIFTEFWETLFSCTFKESNSSAVNLKQCTGHEDLTGVKHGFTDMSLMPIFNNVYKGVYAVAHALHEILHCNDTCIYNVHLDPFRVLQHIRKINLITKEGHEVYFNEDGDPPAKYEIINWQPTENGVVDFVTVGLYDASLPADKQLSLQNKTLIWTQNSTQIPVSICSDKCSPGTCKVLQKRKPVCCYDCIRCAEGEISNTTDSVTCVQCPPEFWSNDRRDECVKKEAEFLSYEEMMGALLTAASLCGTCMTAIVAFIFFTYRKTPIVRANNSELSFLLLFSLTLCFLCSLTFMGRPSEWSCMLRHTAFGITFVLCMSCVLGKTVVVLMAFRTSLPGSNVMKWFGPTQQRLSVLIFTLIQVVICVLWLMTSPPFPFKNLKVVKDRIILECALGSAVGFWAVLGYIGFLSLFCFVLAFLTRKLPDNFNEAKFITFSMLIFCAVWLTFIPAYVSSPGKFSVAVEIFAILASSYGLLICIFFPKCYIILLKPEKNTKNNVIGKVAPMST